A window from Chitinispirillum alkaliphilum encodes these proteins:
- a CDS encoding Positive regulator of CheA protein activity (CheW): MNNSTETPGDTSLLVSVFSIGQARFGIDTSRVQEVVIVKDITPVHSSPSYVIGVMNLRGRIVTVIDTGDKLDLGAIPEKPSRRIFIVRWCGEYVGLMVESVGDVVNIDKDDIQKTPGNVAGVQAELISGVCTIEKHLVALIDTDVLLAD; encoded by the coding sequence ATGAATAACAGCACTGAAACGCCCGGTGATACATCACTTCTTGTCTCAGTTTTTTCGATAGGACAAGCCCGTTTTGGAATAGATACTTCACGGGTGCAGGAAGTGGTAATAGTGAAAGATATCACTCCTGTACACTCCTCGCCATCATACGTTATTGGTGTAATGAACCTTAGGGGACGAATCGTTACCGTCATTGACACCGGGGATAAACTGGATCTTGGAGCAATACCAGAGAAACCCTCAAGACGTATATTCATAGTACGCTGGTGTGGGGAATATGTGGGGTTGATGGTAGAATCAGTTGGTGATGTGGTCAATATCGATAAGGATGACATACAGAAGACACCAGGAAATGTTGCTGGTGTTCAGGCTGAACTGATTAGCGGAGTTTGTACCATAGAAAAACATCTGGTAGCTCTGATAGATACAGATGTACTTTTAGCAGATTAG
- a CDS encoding putative helicase yields MKYHNLELDPFQVDAVKAIDNGESIIVAAPTGCGKTLIAEYAVEESIKQGKKTIYTAPIKALSNQKYRDFRHRFGEEIVGIQTGDVTINPDARLLIMTTEIFRNLILEESPRLIGTHYVIFDEIHFLDDPERGTVWEESIILAPRNIRFMCLSATVPNIKELANWMGNVRNTKFTIIEEKHRPVPLQNNFYHPKFGIMSIKSIKRKYRNNPAVRKRFLRRKPSSRRIIQYIIEQNHMPALYFCFNRKACERNAEQQIKLNLLSGEEKQRVREMVDELVAQYGLTDYERLGYLRSLWESGCAYHHAGILPAAKEIVERLFTAGLIKLLFCTETFALGVNMPARSVIFDELEKFDGVEFKYLMTREYNQMAGRAGRRGMDEVGYVYSQVIPEATDPNHIQRLLYGSNEKISSRFYASYSTILNLYSQFGENVYDIFRRSFHNFRKGTFSMSKTYRKEEEQIRNRIKFLKSAGFLDGIVLTHKGELAAAVSGYEIQAAELFFSRSFEECTVEQLPVLLAALITEENRSRKNVPASPIQLKFSAEKVVSKLRMKEIRHNISNPIREMDFSLAAPVYAWTRGCDLKALGGFGVPEGDLVRVLRMTIQLLRTLRDRIQDPEISEKMHQALVMINRDVVDAQAQLEIG; encoded by the coding sequence TTGAAATACCACAATTTAGAGCTTGACCCATTTCAGGTAGATGCAGTCAAAGCTATTGATAATGGCGAATCAATCATTGTTGCAGCGCCAACAGGATGCGGAAAAACACTCATCGCAGAATATGCTGTGGAGGAGTCGATAAAGCAGGGTAAGAAAACAATCTACACAGCCCCCATCAAAGCTCTTTCAAACCAGAAATATCGTGATTTCAGGCACCGCTTCGGTGAGGAGATCGTAGGTATACAGACCGGTGATGTCACGATCAACCCCGATGCCCGATTGCTGATAATGACAACAGAAATTTTCCGCAATCTTATTCTCGAGGAATCACCCCGGCTTATAGGAACTCATTATGTAATATTTGACGAGATCCACTTTCTTGATGATCCGGAAAGAGGAACGGTGTGGGAGGAGAGCATTATTCTTGCACCCAGAAACATCAGGTTTATGTGCCTGAGTGCCACAGTTCCCAATATTAAAGAGCTGGCAAACTGGATGGGTAATGTGAGAAATACAAAATTTACCATTATAGAAGAGAAACATCGCCCCGTACCGTTGCAAAACAATTTCTATCACCCAAAATTTGGCATAATGAGTATTAAATCCATTAAGCGCAAATACAGAAATAATCCAGCAGTACGAAAGCGGTTTTTAAGAAGGAAACCCTCTTCGAGAAGAATAATTCAGTACATAATTGAACAGAATCATATGCCCGCACTCTATTTCTGTTTCAACCGCAAAGCATGTGAACGCAATGCCGAACAACAGATAAAACTAAATCTGCTCTCGGGTGAAGAAAAGCAACGCGTGCGCGAGATGGTGGATGAGCTGGTTGCACAGTACGGATTGACAGATTATGAGCGGTTGGGATATCTAAGAAGTCTCTGGGAATCGGGGTGTGCATATCACCATGCTGGCATTCTCCCGGCAGCCAAAGAGATTGTGGAACGTCTCTTTACCGCAGGATTAATAAAACTTCTTTTCTGTACCGAGACATTTGCCCTTGGGGTCAATATGCCGGCAAGATCTGTAATATTTGATGAACTCGAAAAATTTGACGGAGTAGAGTTTAAATATCTCATGACACGGGAATATAACCAGATGGCGGGGAGAGCTGGCCGAAGAGGAATGGATGAAGTTGGATATGTGTATTCCCAGGTAATTCCGGAAGCAACAGACCCTAACCATATTCAGCGGCTTCTATATGGTAGCAACGAAAAAATCAGCAGCCGCTTCTACGCCTCATATTCTACCATTCTAAACCTTTATAGTCAGTTCGGCGAGAATGTGTACGACATTTTCAGAAGAAGTTTTCATAATTTCCGTAAAGGCACCTTCTCTATGTCCAAAACCTACAGAAAAGAGGAGGAACAGATAAGAAACAGGATTAAGTTTCTCAAGTCTGCAGGTTTTCTTGACGGAATAGTGTTAACTCATAAAGGCGAACTGGCAGCAGCTGTGAGTGGATATGAAATCCAGGCCGCAGAGCTTTTCTTTTCCAGAAGTTTTGAGGAGTGTACAGTCGAGCAGCTTCCAGTTCTTCTTGCTGCGCTTATAACCGAAGAAAACAGAAGTAGAAAAAACGTACCTGCTTCGCCGATACAGCTTAAATTCAGTGCAGAAAAAGTAGTCAGTAAACTCAGAATGAAGGAGATAAGACACAATATCTCCAATCCCATCAGAGAGATGGACTTCTCTCTCGCTGCACCGGTTTACGCCTGGACAAGAGGGTGTGATCTCAAAGCACTGGGTGGATTTGGTGTTCCGGAAGGGGACCTGGTAAGAGTACTGCGGATGACGATTCAGCTCCTGCGCACTTTACGTGACAGAATACAGGATCCTGAAATAAGTGAGAAAATGCACCAGGCATTGGTAATGATCAACAGAGATGTAGTGGATGCACAGGCACAGCTTGAGATTGGATAG
- a CDS encoding Chemotaxis protein methyltransferase CheR: MNKITEEDILAWSNYVRSLCGINLDSSKGYLFENRLGYLGKEVGTIVWSDLLYKIKSDQSGSLRRKLIDSITTNETSFFRDGSPFDLLQFKILPDLIDKRKKQQGRTSDIPLRIWSAACSTGQEVYSIAIVIKELLGAMQGYDPRILGTDISDRVVSKASYGKYEKNEIERGLKPEKISKYFSPEGTQWKIRDEYRALATFKKINLLEPFTFPVKFDIVFCRNVAIYFGEADRKSLFQRLGKVLAPDGYLIIGSTESITTICPEFQPHRYQRSVYYQHK, translated from the coding sequence TTGAATAAAATCACCGAAGAGGACATTCTTGCCTGGTCCAACTATGTCCGATCACTTTGTGGTATAAATCTTGACTCATCCAAGGGTTATCTTTTTGAAAACCGCTTGGGTTATCTCGGTAAAGAGGTGGGGACAATTGTATGGAGCGATCTGTTATATAAGATCAAGTCAGATCAGTCCGGCAGTCTTCGCCGGAAACTGATTGATTCAATTACCACAAATGAGACATCTTTCTTCCGTGATGGCTCACCTTTTGATCTGCTTCAGTTTAAGATTCTTCCTGATCTTATCGACAAAAGAAAAAAACAGCAAGGCCGCACATCAGATATACCTTTAAGAATCTGGAGTGCTGCCTGTTCCACCGGTCAGGAGGTCTATAGTATAGCAATAGTGATTAAGGAACTGTTAGGGGCAATGCAGGGGTATGATCCGCGGATTCTGGGAACCGATATTTCTGACCGTGTTGTATCAAAAGCCAGTTATGGCAAATATGAAAAAAATGAAATTGAGCGGGGTCTCAAACCTGAAAAAATCTCAAAGTATTTCTCTCCGGAAGGTACACAATGGAAAATCAGGGATGAATACAGGGCTCTTGCTACATTTAAGAAAATCAATCTTTTGGAACCTTTTACATTTCCTGTTAAATTTGATATTGTATTTTGCAGAAATGTTGCAATCTATTTTGGCGAAGCCGACAGAAAGTCACTATTTCAGAGACTTGGTAAAGTGCTTGCACCTGACGGTTATCTGATAATCGGGTCAACAGAATCGATAACGACTATCTGTCCCGAATTTCAGCCTCATCGCTACCAGAGATCTGTATATTATCAGCACAAGTGA
- a CDS encoding Chemotaxis response regulator protein-glutamate methylesterase CheB: protein MGKIRALVVDDTALFRKIVSNALAEIEGVEVVATAPNGKTALAKVEQIKPDIITLDIEMPDMNGIEVLERLTITKHTPGVIIVSALTLRGGALTVKALQKGAFDFITKPGGGTIDENGKAMTGSLKSIIRAWERKRSLHTSINATQYEKKTNIKTPQFSSVALLNQESKSNLINKLPSKIERVLIGVSTGGPNALSRIIPALPGTLSVPVFIVQHMPPVFTSALAQSLNDKSQLNVCEARHGISALGSTVYIAPGGKQMRIVKGQSGEQIIDITDDPPENNCKPAVDYLFRSVAINFPGNSLVVILTGMGSDGTVGVKLLKRMGCFCIAQNKETSVVYGMPRAVADCGLTDQILPLDSIPEAIVNQVERKLF, encoded by the coding sequence ATGGGAAAAATCAGAGCTCTTGTAGTTGATGACACCGCTTTGTTCAGAAAAATTGTTTCAAATGCACTTGCTGAAATTGAAGGTGTAGAGGTTGTGGCAACAGCCCCGAACGGGAAAACTGCGTTGGCGAAAGTTGAGCAGATTAAGCCCGATATTATCACTCTGGATATTGAGATGCCGGATATGAATGGTATTGAAGTGCTTGAGAGATTAACAATTACAAAACATACTCCTGGCGTAATTATTGTCAGCGCGCTTACTCTCAGAGGCGGGGCACTTACGGTGAAAGCTCTTCAAAAAGGTGCTTTTGATTTTATCACAAAACCTGGTGGAGGAACAATAGACGAGAACGGCAAAGCAATGACAGGGTCTCTCAAATCCATAATAAGAGCATGGGAGAGAAAACGTTCTTTACATACTTCTATAAATGCTACGCAATATGAAAAGAAAACTAATATCAAAACACCACAGTTCAGCTCAGTGGCACTTCTGAATCAGGAAAGTAAGAGTAACCTGATCAACAAGCTCCCATCAAAAATCGAGCGGGTACTTATAGGTGTTTCGACCGGAGGACCCAACGCACTATCCCGTATTATACCAGCGTTACCAGGTACTTTAAGTGTACCGGTGTTTATTGTTCAGCATATGCCTCCGGTTTTCACCTCTGCGCTTGCACAGAGTTTAAACGACAAGTCTCAGCTGAATGTCTGCGAAGCTCGGCATGGGATTTCCGCACTTGGATCAACGGTTTACATTGCACCGGGTGGAAAGCAGATGAGAATCGTAAAGGGACAGAGCGGAGAACAGATTATCGATATCACCGATGATCCTCCTGAGAACAACTGTAAACCGGCTGTAGACTATCTTTTCAGGTCTGTGGCCATAAATTTCCCGGGAAATTCACTGGTCGTAATTCTCACCGGTATGGGTAGTGACGGAACTGTGGGAGTAAAGCTCCTTAAACGAATGGGTTGCTTTTGCATCGCGCAAAACAAGGAAACATCGGTTGTGTATGGGATGCCCAGGGCTGTTGCTGACTGCGGACTTACAGATCAGATTTTGCCTCTTGATTCGATCCCTGAGGCTATAGTTAATCAGGTGGAGAGAAAATTATTTTGA